In Deltaproteobacteria bacterium, the DNA window ACACACGGGTGCCGGAACCGGCTTGGCGGTTGACGAAACGAATATCATTTCTGGCAAGATCCTTGAGACTTCGTATCGATTTCGGATTGCCGCCAGCGACCAGAATCCCTTGTTCGCGCTGCGCCAAATGCACCAGCACGGCGGGAACTTTGGGAATCGCGCGCTGGATATCGGGTATGTTGTAAACGCCAGTCGCAGGATCGAGCAGATGGGTGCCGGCGATATGGGTCTCGCCGCGCTGAAGTGCCAGCAAGCCACCGAGACTACCGACGTTGGTGGCGGCGATTTTTAGTTCCGGGTGGCGCTGCTTCAATTGATCTTCCAGCACGCCGATGGCCAAATCGTGGCTGCCGGTGCAAAGAATGGTATTTTCGATATCGGCGATGGGACGCAGCAGTTCGACATCGGCGCTTTCGCCGGCGTTGAGCCCTTCGACCAAACTCGGAATGCGCAGCAAACCGTCGGCATGAACCATGGTGGTGATCACACCGGCGCCGCGCGCCAAAGGCACGGCGACTAATTTCTCGCCCACCCGACCCAAGGTCACGCGGATGAATTCTTCCAGACCTAAATGGGACGCGATCTTTTTTGGCACGATGGCGCGCACCGTCGGATGGGTCGGCGCCGCGATGCTCAAATATTTTTCCAGCGCAGGACGGAGAATCTCGCGGGCGATGACGATGGCCGACACCGGATAGCCGGGCACGCCAAGTACGGGTTTGCCGGCGGCGCAACCCAACACCGCGGGCTTGCCTGGCATCACGTCGATGCCGTGCGCCAGCAACTCGCCGGCGTCGGCAACCACGTCGGCAGTCAGATCATGCTCGCCCGCCGACGACCCGGCGATGATCGTCACCAAATCGCATTCAGCGAGCGCGCGCAATAACGCCGCCTTGAGCAAAGCCGCGTCGTCTTTGGCGCGTGGATATTTTACCGGCGTGCCGCCCCACTCACGGACGAAGGCGGCGAGCACGGTGGAATTGAAATCGATCACCGCCCCCGGCGTCGGTTCCTCGCCCGGCTGAATGATCTCATCGCCGGTGGGAATGATGCCAACCCTGGGCCGCGCCTTGACGCGCACGGTGGTGTGCCCGCCGGCCAGCAGCGCGCCCAAATCGTACGGCCGCAAACGATGGAAGCGCGGCAGCAACGATTCGGTCGCGACGACATCTTCGCCGACCAAACGCACGTGACTCCACGGCGCGACGGATTCGAAAATCTCAATCGTGTGGAAATCGATCTCGTGCACCTTCTCGATCATGATCACCGCGTTGGCCCAGGACGGCAGCGCGTTGCCGGTGTCGACGTATGTGAATGAATCCGGCCCAGCCGAATCGCCATCGGCGAGAGTGAGTTTCTTGCCGACAAACTCAGTGGCGCCAAAAGTCTCTGCGGCGCGCACGCAGATGCCGTCCATCGCCGAGGCGTGATAATGCGGCGAGGAAATTTTCGCGAACACCGGCGCCGCGGTGATGCGGTCGAGGGCGTCGTCGACCAAAATCTCTTCAACCGCGAGGCGCGACGGATCGACGGCCGACAGAAATAATTCGCGCGCTTCGATCAGCGGAGTTTTTTTGAGGTAACGTTTGCGGGCCATGGTAGTTGGGAAGTCTCGGGTTAAAATCTCTAGAACAGAATTACGTCCACATCCTCACCCTGTTCGAGGCCATCTTGATTCATCTCGATGCGCACCATGCCGTCGGCTTTGACCAGCGTGAAGATCGCCCCCGACTTGCTCGGTAACGGCGTGGCAATGAAGCCCGTGCCAGCGGCCTCCAAAACCACGCGCACATAATCCTCGCGGCCGATTTGCGATGCGATGTTGGTCTTCAACTTCGCCCGCACGGTGCGGCTAAAGCGCTGCAACGTAGCGACACTCTCGCCGCCCAAGCGGCGCACCATGGGCGCGCCGAACAGGTCGAAGATCACCAGCGCGGAGACCGGATAGCCGGGCAAACCGAGAATCGGCTTGCCGCAAGCTTTGGCGAAAATCGTCGGCTTGCCGGGCGCGATCGAGATGCCGTGAAAAATAAATTCCGAATCGGGAAAGGACAGAATCGTCTCAAGAGCGATATCCTTGGCACCCATCGAGCTGCCGCCGGATAAGAGCACGAGATCGCCCCAGGCCAACGCCGCGCCGATCGCGTCGGTCAGCTGGACGCGGTCGTCGCGCACCACGCCCCAATCTTTCAACTCGCCGCCCGCTTCTTCGATCAAGCCGGCGAGAGAATGCTGGTTGATGTTGCGCACCTGGCCGGGCCGCGGCTCAACGTCAACGTCGACAATCTCGTCGCCGGTGGAAAGCAGCGCGATACGCGGCCGTTTATAAACTGCGACGGAAGAAATGCCGACGCCGGTAAGCGCGCCCAAGTCATGACCGCGCAGCCGCCGTCCCCGAGAAAAAACCGGCTCGCCCTTTTTGATATCGTCGCCGATCTGAATGACGTTTTGCCAGGGCGAAACGCCGCGATGAATTTCCACCAAGCCGCCGTCGGTCTCATCGGTGTACTCGACCATCACCACCGCGTCAGCTTCAGGCGGCATCATGCCGCCGGTGGAGATGCGGATCGCCTCGCCCTTGGTAACCGGCTGGAACGCCTCCTTGCCCATCTCGACGACGCCGGCCAGTTTTAAATAGGCCGGCAGACTTTGACTGGCGCCGAAGGTGTCTTTCGAAATCACCGCGTAACCGTCCATCGCCGCGCGGTGAAAATGGGGCAGATCGACCGTCGAATGAAGATCCTCGGCCAACACCCGCCCGCGCCCATGCACCGAGCGAATCGTCTCACTGCCCACCGGCTGCACCGCCAACAGCAAGGCGAGAGCTTCTTGCGGCGTCAAAACTTTGAAGAATGTCTGTGCCATCCGCTGCGAATCTTAAGCAGAAGACTTCCCCGGAAGCAAATCTGCCGGCCGGTCGCTTGACAGACCTGCCGCTTCGGACGAGAATCACGCCCGCAATCGCCGCAATAGGAGAATCACTCATGAAGTTACAAAAAGTTTATCACATGGGCATTCCGGTCGATAATTTGGATCGCGCCAAAGAGTTTTACACCGGCGTTCTCGGTATGACCTATATCGGCCGGGTCGGCGGCAACCCCAACAATCCCGATTCGTTTCCCGTGCACGGCGTGGCGCAAAAGCTCGACCGTTACAGCTGCGGCAGTGACGATGTCGTGTTATTCGAGCGGCCCCGGCCGATCGAGCGTGACTCGTTAGATGAGGACGGCATTTTTCATCAAGCCTTCGACATGGCGTGGGAAGACTACGCTGAAGCACTCACGCAAGCCAAAGCTTTGGGGAAATTTCATCGCAGCGTCGAACGCGACAGCGGCAACACCATTTACATGTTCGACAGCGAAGGCAACTATCTCGAACTGCACTTCCCGCGTCCCGGCGGCCGGAGCGCGCGTGCGACAAATTAGTGTAGGGGCGACCGACGGTCGTCCGGTTCGAATCATTCAAGGAAAATCATGAAACCACCGATCAAACTCTCCATCGCCGCGACTTCCAAACGCGTCGAGATCGCCAACCTCGTCGGCTTCACATTTTTTAACAATGTCGAATTGCCGCGCCAATCCCAGCTCGACATCGCCATGGGCTGGCGCGATTCCGAACTGGGCGGCACCGGTCCGGCGATTCTAGTCGGCAAGAAGAAATATTCCTTCGGTTTTGGCAATCCGGTCGGCTTGT includes these proteins:
- a CDS encoding molybdopterin biosynthesis protein, yielding MARKRYLKKTPLIEARELFLSAVDPSRLAVEEILVDDALDRITAAPVFAKISSPHYHASAMDGICVRAAETFGATEFVGKKLTLADGDSAGPDSFTYVDTGNALPSWANAVIMIEKVHEIDFHTIEIFESVAPWSHVRLVGEDVVATESLLPRFHRLRPYDLGALLAGGHTTVRVKARPRVGIIPTGDEIIQPGEEPTPGAVIDFNSTVLAAFVREWGGTPVKYPRAKDDAALLKAALLRALAECDLVTIIAGSSAGEHDLTADVVADAGELLAHGIDVMPGKPAVLGCAAGKPVLGVPGYPVSAIVIAREILRPALEKYLSIAAPTHPTVRAIVPKKIASHLGLEEFIRVTLGRVGEKLVAVPLARGAGVITTMVHADGLLRIPSLVEGLNAGESADVELLRPIADIENTILCTGSHDLAIGVLEDQLKQRHPELKIAATNVGSLGGLLALQRGETHIAGTHLLDPATGVYNIPDIQRAIPKVPAVLVHLAQREQGILVAGGNPKSIRSLKDLARNDIRFVNRQAGSGTRVLLDYELKKLSIDGAAIAGYEREEFTHMAVGVAIASGLADAGLGVRAAANALRLDFIPVANEEYDLIIDRNFFESARGAELLKVIGSAGFKQAVNSLGGYDTAKAGLVLYRQ
- a CDS encoding molybdopterin molybdenumtransferase MoeA; its protein translation is MAQTFFKVLTPQEALALLLAVQPVGSETIRSVHGRGRVLAEDLHSTVDLPHFHRAAMDGYAVISKDTFGASQSLPAYLKLAGVVEMGKEAFQPVTKGEAIRISTGGMMPPEADAVVMVEYTDETDGGLVEIHRGVSPWQNVIQIGDDIKKGEPVFSRGRRLRGHDLGALTGVGISSVAVYKRPRIALLSTGDEIVDVDVEPRPGQVRNINQHSLAGLIEEAGGELKDWGVVRDDRVQLTDAIGAALAWGDLVLLSGGSSMGAKDIALETILSFPDSEFIFHGISIAPGKPTIFAKACGKPILGLPGYPVSALVIFDLFGAPMVRRLGGESVATLQRFSRTVRAKLKTNIASQIGREDYVRVVLEAAGTGFIATPLPSKSGAIFTLVKADGMVRIEMNQDGLEQGEDVDVILF
- a CDS encoding VOC family protein produces the protein MKLQKVYHMGIPVDNLDRAKEFYTGVLGMTYIGRVGGNPNNPDSFPVHGVAQKLDRYSCGSDDVVLFERPRPIERDSLDEDGIFHQAFDMAWEDYAEALTQAKALGKFHRSVERDSGNTIYMFDSEGNYLELHFPRPGGRSARATN